From a single Sphingomonas oryzagri genomic region:
- a CDS encoding GH92 family glycosyl hydrolase: protein MKRGCWAMLATAAITAPLLAAPPADPAALVNPFIGTTNGGNEFPGAVLPFGMVSFSPEETPLPGSGLVVAAPGGYEWRSNGVRGFGLAHVSGSGCAGAGGDIPIMPVTRAVETSPSAPGGGNLYAAYLDHGKEQASPGAYAAKLGNGVAVDLSATLRTGVARFAFPDDKPANLLFRTSDTEVGSSDATIHIDAAHRTVSGTVTSGNFCGYLSPDRRQSYYTLHFVAVFDRDFKVGGTWTDGEVHAGATDAKGGTGYGNDGFPVPGKGSGGWISFDAGAPVTMRVGISYVDDAGARANLTRESPAGTGLDATRTAARAAWNRELGRIAIEGGTDDERTVFTTALYHSLIDPSIASDVDGRYRGMDGTIHHLADRQQAQYANFSGWDVYRSQLQLVTMLEPKVGSDIAQSLLNQADQNGGVWDRWTHMTGATGVMNGDPSAPAIAAIYAFGGRDFDVRRAYASLLKAATVPNAKDLSRTGCPVLCVGQRPGLDQWLSLHYMPAGAPGWGSVSDTLEMAAADFGLAQLAGMLGDKANERRFLDRAGWWRNLVHPTSGYIQPRRPDGSWLPFDPASDDEFVEGSGAQYRWMVPFDPAGLFAAIGGRDRAMAALDGFFHDDKGDWAVTKSGPLHAELDNEPSIASPWLYNFAGAPWKTQGAVREAMRRIWTNRPNGISGNDDLGEMSSWYVWSAMGLYPLYPGRTDLVVGSPLFRDIRIDRPGGAIHIVGDGAAGDAPYVHALTVNGRATTRPWIAPDQLKRGGELRFTLSADPDKGWGAAPADAPPSYPPLGSATRR from the coding sequence ATGAAGCGGGGATGCTGGGCCATGCTGGCGACGGCGGCGATCACGGCACCGCTGTTGGCCGCACCGCCCGCCGATCCGGCCGCGCTGGTCAATCCGTTCATCGGCACCACCAACGGCGGCAACGAATTCCCCGGCGCAGTCCTGCCCTTCGGCATGGTATCGTTCAGCCCGGAGGAGACGCCGCTTCCGGGCAGCGGCCTCGTCGTCGCGGCGCCGGGCGGGTATGAGTGGCGCTCCAACGGTGTGCGTGGCTTCGGCCTCGCCCATGTCTCCGGGTCTGGTTGCGCGGGTGCTGGCGGCGACATTCCGATCATGCCCGTCACTCGCGCGGTCGAGACGTCGCCCTCGGCACCGGGCGGCGGCAATCTCTACGCCGCCTATCTCGATCATGGGAAGGAGCAGGCCAGCCCCGGCGCTTATGCGGCGAAGCTGGGCAACGGCGTCGCGGTCGATCTCTCCGCGACGCTGCGCACCGGCGTCGCGCGCTTCGCCTTCCCGGACGACAAGCCCGCCAACCTGCTGTTCCGCACCTCGGACACCGAGGTCGGCTCCAGCGACGCCACCATCCACATCGACGCCGCGCATCGCACCGTCTCGGGAACGGTCACCAGCGGCAATTTCTGCGGCTATCTCTCGCCCGACCGGCGGCAGAGCTATTACACGCTGCACTTCGTCGCGGTGTTCGATCGCGACTTCAAGGTGGGCGGCACCTGGACTGACGGCGAGGTCCATGCCGGCGCAACCGACGCGAAGGGCGGCACCGGCTACGGCAACGACGGCTTCCCCGTGCCCGGCAAGGGATCGGGCGGCTGGATCAGCTTCGACGCCGGCGCGCCGGTCACCATGCGGGTGGGCATTTCCTATGTGGACGATGCCGGCGCGCGCGCCAATCTGACACGCGAGAGCCCGGCCGGCACCGGCCTCGACGCCACCCGCACCGCCGCCCGAGCCGCCTGGAACCGCGAACTCGGCCGCATCGCGATCGAGGGTGGCACGGATGACGAGCGCACCGTCTTCACTACAGCGCTCTACCATTCGCTGATCGACCCCAGCATCGCGAGCGATGTCGACGGTCGCTATCGCGGGATGGACGGCACGATCCATCACCTCGCCGACCGCCAGCAGGCGCAATATGCCAATTTCTCGGGCTGGGACGTCTATCGCTCGCAGCTGCAACTGGTGACCATGCTGGAGCCGAAGGTCGGCTCCGACATCGCCCAGTCGCTGCTCAACCAGGCCGACCAGAATGGCGGCGTCTGGGATCGCTGGACGCATATGACCGGCGCGACCGGGGTGATGAACGGTGATCCGTCCGCGCCCGCCATCGCCGCCATTTACGCCTTCGGTGGCCGCGATTTCGATGTGCGCCGGGCCTATGCCTCGCTGCTCAAGGCGGCGACTGTGCCCAATGCCAAGGATCTGAGCCGCACCGGTTGCCCGGTACTGTGCGTCGGCCAGCGGCCCGGCCTCGATCAGTGGCTGTCGCTCCACTACATGCCGGCCGGCGCGCCGGGCTGGGGATCGGTGTCCGACACGCTGGAGATGGCGGCGGCGGACTTCGGCCTCGCGCAGCTTGCCGGGATGCTCGGCGACAAGGCCAACGAGCGCCGCTTCCTCGATCGCGCGGGCTGGTGGCGCAACCTCGTCCACCCGACCTCGGGCTATATCCAGCCGCGCCGCCCGGACGGCAGCTGGCTGCCCTTCGATCCGGCCTCCGACGACGAGTTCGTCGAGGGCAGCGGTGCGCAATATCGCTGGATGGTGCCGTTCGACCCGGCTGGGCTGTTCGCCGCGATCGGCGGGCGCGACAGGGCGATGGCCGCGCTGGACGGCTTCTTCCACGACGACAAGGGAGACTGGGCGGTTACCAAGTCGGGGCCGCTCCATGCCGAGCTGGACAACGAACCCTCGATCGCCTCGCCCTGGCTCTATAATTTCGCGGGCGCGCCGTGGAAGACGCAAGGGGCGGTGCGCGAGGCGATGCGGCGGATCTGGACCAACCGCCCCAACGGCATTTCCGGCAACGACGATCTCGGCGAGATGTCGTCCTGGTACGTCTGGTCGGCGATGGGGCTTTACCCGCTCTATCCGGGGCGCACCGATCTGGTGGTGGGCAGCCCATTGTTCCGCGACATCCGCATCGACCGGCCCGGCGGTGCGATCCATATCGTCGGCGACGGTGCGGCGGGCGACGCGCCCTATGTCCACGCGCTGACGGTCAATGGCCGCGCCACGACCCGCCCGTGGATCGCGCCGGATCAGCTGAAGCGCGGCGGCGAACTGCGCTTCACCTTGTCCGCCGATCCCGACAAGGGCTGGGGCGCGGCGCCCGCCGACGCGCCGCCGTCCTATCCGCCGCTGGGATCGGCCACCCGCCGCTAG